The sequence below is a genomic window from Pseudorasbora parva isolate DD20220531a chromosome 4, ASM2467924v1, whole genome shotgun sequence.
CACAATCACAGGCTAAATTTGTCTTAGTTTTGCATCCATATCGGTAAAATCAAAACACCATGGATGCCATTTAAGCTCGTATACAGTTTACAAATCATTCTATATTGCATGCACACAACCCGGACATTTTTTTCTTCCGGCTACAGTCAGATCAATATTTGTGCGTGCCTAAATGACAGGCTAAAAAGTATAAGAATATTTGTTAGTATATAAAAATCTCAGCAACTGTTGGCCTATGCCACTGACGTATAGCAGGtcaattttttgtaatatgttaaAGGGCAAGCACTTAAAGTGCAACAGCCTGAAATGTGTATTTTAGGACGTGTGATTTTTAGGATGTAAAATGTTTCCATTCATGTTGTAGTAGGGCTACATAGTGATTATTTTCCATAGTTGATTATTCTCTCAATTGTCATTTCTCTTTCTCGATCTATTGTTTAGTGTAAACATGTTGCATATTAGTGAACAGGTTATCGATTTATTAAATAAGCTATTTCTTCAAAAGCTGTTATTTCAGCATATAATGCCTCCCCTCCATCGATATCCGTTAAATAAATGGCCTCTTGTATCCTTCCCTGCATACCGTTACGCTTTTTTCTGCTAAAAGAAGCTTGCCTTCCAATTTGTTCAGACTTAATTGAAAACTACAGGTATCTGTTGAAGCTTGAGCTGAGTTTGACACACCTGtgatcttgaccaaaaatgtatggatctcttgatggaaataaattTGTGATGcatatttccatcaagaggtacATCAATTCTCGTTCAGCAGGGCCTGGCAGCAGAAGGTCGTAGCGCCACTTCCGGTGGCATGATCAGCAGCTGCCATGGACTTCTTCTGGCAGCTGCTAGAGTTTGTGGCGCCACTTCCGGTGGCATCGGCAGCTGTCACGGACTTCTTCTGGGAGATGCCTGAATTTGTAGCAATTGCCACCATATACATAATAAAAGCCTTTATGTATATCTATGTTTGCCACAGTCTTTCTCTGAGTTTGTCGCTGTTTGTCATCTGCCAATGGCAATAGTAATACGCACGCGTGCAAAACATAGTTAATAACTATTTGCTTGTATATCACTATATTAGCTGTTTATTAGAACTCGTATAGCACATAATGCCTTATTATGAGTGACCTATTCTACATCTTAACCTATACCTGAACAGTAATTAGAagtttgaggcaaaagtcaatAGTTATTAGTGAGAATTAGTCCCAAAATAAAGtgatacacacatacataggccattctaaataaataaatatagatatataaaatgtacgtaggcctgtgtgtgcatgtgtgtgtatttacacatacacatgcacatACATAGGCCTACGTacaatttttatataattatttatttagaatGTAGAATGCTGTAAAAAGTGTATGCCATTGATCcacttttatcttttttttttgcgttttgtttgtattatgtCTTTGATTAACCAGAGTCCAAGATAAATTTCCCAATTGGGGACAATACATTTCATTGAATTGAAAAAGCTGTATGAAGCTCCTAGATCATGTACTTTTCCACAGCtcctttctgttttttttttgtctactgACATTTTTTGGAAAGAGATTTTTGCAGTGTTTAGTCAGCAGAACAATCCCAAAACATGTTAAATAACAGTACAACCAACTGAAGTGATGTCGATTCCTCACAGCCTTGTTTTCATTCCCATTAAAAATCTGCTGTGAAAAAGTACAGGTGTGTTCAGCTTGAAGCGGAACATACCTAATGcagagttcacactgcccgattttagcCCCAATTTTGACTCTCCGGCAGGTTTTGCTAAATCGCCATCAATTGCCCGAAATCATATGTAAATGAGCACTGATTGATTTGCCAGAGTGACAATCATGCATTGTAAAAATCGcctgtgagatatttggcatgctaaatatcttcTGAACATATTGGCGATTTAAAATACTGCTGTGTGAAATTAGTTATGTTTGAATATGTCCGAAATTAGTTATGTATGAcctacagccaatgagagagcaaGATAGAGGGCAGCGGCAAGTTCGGGGAGGACTTCTAGACCAGAATATGAGTATTCTAATAGATGTATTTACAAttatatcaaacaaacaaagcGCAAACATTTGCTTGACCTGCTGCAACAGCAACACATTGCGAGAAGGAATTTTGCAATGCTCTGCTGTTGCGGCTGgtcataattatttatttaccagaACACAATCCCTGCTTGCCACGTCACGTTTTTGTTCCTGAAACTCGCCCTATGCTAGGATCAGGAAAATCCCATTTTTTTGGATCAAATGTATCCCAATCTTCCTAAAATTTTGAACAACACATTCTGATGATTTCATGCAGGTCAAAACCCAGATGCGTGATCTAATCCAATTTCAGAATCCTTTTTGTCTTTTGATCAACCCTTTTCCAAGACTTGATCCAAAGCGAAATCCGATCAGATGAATTCTGAACAACTGGGCCTTGGTCTGTCACCTCATCTCTCTtgtccttttttattttccagaaTGACCAACGCGTGTCACAGGAAGTGTGTTCCACCTCATTACAAGGAAGCAGAACTTTCAAAAGGGGAAGCTGTGTGTCTGGACCGCTGTGTCGCCAAGTACTTGGACTTGCATGAGAGACTTGGACGTAAACTCACTGAGCTTTCCGTTCAGGATGAGGAGGTGATGAGGAAAGCCGCTGCAGGCACTGGATAAGACCTGATTCGGACTCCAAAGGTGGGGCTGAAGACCTAGGATGGGGTTTGGGGGCACTTTGGACATCCATTTCTGGCAAATCAGGCAGCGTGGACatcaatataaatattataacatGAATATGAACAATATTGCGACAAATATTGATTTACTATTAGACATGCCAAAAGATTCCGACTTTTGGAAGGAGGTGGGATACAGTTTGCCCCAGGAGTTATTAGTTTGTTAGCATGTATTAacgtcacaggaataaaatgtCATCTTGTTGgagattttttttgagtgtTGTGAAATTGTCCTTGTGAAATTGgtgtcttttttattttgacCCTGGTAATTGTAATTTCTTACATTCTCTGAGTCATTTTACAAAATGTACCTTTATTGTGTAacacaattaaaatgtttaccAATCTGTTTATCTTCTGAacctttatttattaaaaattaacCCAAAAAAAGTGGTTACATTGTAGTTTTTAAAGTTTCAAGAGGATTAATTTAGAGTAATACCAGCTGTTGGACTGTCAGTATGCTAAAATGTCGTTTTGGGGAGATGTCACTGAATTCATCTTTAAgcaccactacactatggaaacccattcctaccacataagaaaaataaaatgttttggcaaatcataattatgacagtCAATAATTAAGGCATTAGTTGAAATTGAGATAATATTCATATATTTGACATAGAGTTATGTCACTAATATTGATGAGGCATTTCCTGTtcatttttggagcttgacagacATGGGATGCATCTGAAATTGCATACTTCCCTACTAAATACAGTCACAGtcatatgaaaaataaagcacagCCTTTTGAATTCTACTGTTGAACAGATGGTCTAACTTTTGACTATAATACAGTGATATACAGAGTATATCTAGAGTGGCTGAGTCAGTGACTGTGAGGTGCCCAGGTCCTGGGGCTGCAAAACAAGCCAAAAATCATCAACCCTCTGCCACCATGCTTAACTGTTGGCATGTGCtatttgtgctgatttgtgTTTGGTTCACTTTTGTTTTATCTGTCTAAAGGAAAAGgtttgcagtttgatcagatgCAACTTTGCAAACCTGATCTATCCTGCCATGTTCTTTTAGAGAGAAGAAGCTTTCTCCTAACAACACTTCCAAACATGCCATACTTATCCagtctttttttaatattattattgtactGTCATGAACATTTAACATGATAACTAAGAGTCTGAGATGTAGCTTTTGGATTTTTTCTTCAAACATTGCATGGTCTGACCTTTGTGACATCAACTTCTTGGAAAATTGGCAACTGACTTGAATGTTTTTCACTATCCCTATGGACTCCAAATTCTTTGGAAATGGCCCTATAACCCTTGATAGATTGATGGCAGCAAAAATTACTTCTCTAAGCTCATTGCTGATGTCTTTTCTTCTTGAAATTGTGTTAACTCACACCTCAATGCTCCAGACCGGCAAACTGCCAAAAATAGGGGCTTTTATAGAAGTGATCAAGCTTGCTAAGGATAAATTAATCAGACATTTGATTAGTAGTGTCTGACTGATACTTACCCTCTTAATTCCTATGGAAGCAGTAAGGGTGTACTTAAATTGTCACCCATGGCTTTTCTATTTTGGCCtagtttttgttaaataaacaaTGACATGGTGTAATATGTCATGTGTCCTTGTTCATCTGAAATTGTATTAACCTAGTTTTAAGGCTTGACCATGGTTTTTTTATGTATTGATACGTAAAATCATAGAATTCAAAAGGGTGTGCTTTTCTTTTTCACATGACTGTAGTaggcaaaatacaaaacaaacaaaaccagTATGAGACAAATGTATTTCCAAATATACAGTACTCATAAAAGTAGATGACCTACAAGATCCAgcaagattctgaagtgtgcatacgatggacactttactatcccatgaggccaccaGAGGATTTGTACATGTCAGTGAAGCGACGAAATTCATGCTGGTAGGTTAGGTGATCATGACAACAAGCTGAATGTTGTAAATCTTGAATTTCTCAATTTTTTTGAAGTTAAGGCAGGCTAATTGTACTACTTTTAGAGGCACTTTTACTGCAAGCTTTCTCATTGTATATAAAAATGAGACTGTGTAAAACCGGTTTCTTATGTTTATAGCAATAGCTTTTCCTTATTAATTTCCTTTCACAAACATTGAGCAAGAGTGGCTAAGCAGACTTCCAATTGGATTGTGTCGAACTGTTTAAGCCGCATATCGACGCACTATACCTTTAAGAAAATGGGGAACTAGGGGAGAGCACTTTCATTTCCTtctgttttttaataaaactcaCACGCAACTGTTTATAAGGATACTTTTTATATTGGAGACTCGATACAAGTTTCTTAACGTTGAGTTTTAATCATCATAATAAAATAGTTTGCCGAAGTTGTCGCTGTAGCAAAGTTCATCGTTACCACTTTGGTGAGTTAATATTTGCTCTTGTAGCCTAGTTAATGCTTAATGTTTGCTTCGCCTTACGGCATCGTCAAGCTTTATATATAGGTCATTACCTATAAACTTCTTAAAATGTCGCTGTCTTAACATCGAATTAATTGgttttatataggcctacttgttAGATTTTCTGCACATAAACCATGGGTTTGTATTAAACCCAAATACAAGATGTATGTGTATAACATTACAGCCATACATTCGCCACGGTTTCATATTTTCTCCCTCTTCTTTGCTTCACATGcatttattgtgttttattttatgtctgaAACCGTCATTTTTACCTTTCATACCTCATACACATGATCTACCTGCATTACTTGTGTGGTTAGAGAGCAGTGCAGCCGCCAGATGGCAGCAGTGATCACTAAAGATAACGTTTACAGTGAGGCTGAAGTGAACGGCGCGCCCCCTGCTGGAGGAGATGATCAAGTGCAGCTGCCCGGCCCTGAAGGAAATATACAGGGACAGGTAGCCCCTCTATCATGTTACACCCTGCCATGCGTCTCA
It includes:
- the timm10 gene encoding mitochondrial import inner membrane translocase subunit Tim10, with translation MDPMKAQQLAAELEVEMMADMYNRMTNACHRKCVPPHYKEAELSKGEAVCLDRCVAKYLDLHERLGRKLTELSVQDEEVMRKAAAGTG